The DNA region gggcggcggtttGTTACTTTCAACGTGGGGGACCGCCCCACGACTGTCGATTAcagtgacgatgacgacaaggGAAGGATTCACGTGGGGTGCTGGCAGCGTGCTACTACCTGCTGTTGTGGACAGTTAGTTGTTGTCGTTTCCGTGGGTGCCATTCTGTGGCGTTTGAGGGTGATTGTAGGAGGCACCTGCCAGCCTACTTTCGAGTAGCCACGATACCTTGACTTGGCTTGGGGGGCGTGCCTGGTACTGGTGTAGAAATTAAAATTGTCTATGATTACTGCCCTCTTGATGCGTACTATGCGCTGCCTCTCGACTCATatatgcatgcatgcatgcctaCGTTTATAGCATGAGCGTGCgtggggctgggctggcccTTGTGTCCTGTCTCGTCGAGGCTTGGTGAACAACCAACACGGCGTATCTACGTAGGATCAGCCGGTGTGTGAATAATGTTAGCGTCGTGCCAAAGAACCATCAGTCTTCGGCATGTACAATTTAGGTCAGAGCAGACCAATAAAGGGGTGCGTTTATGAATGGCCCATTACTGCACCGCCATGCCGCAGAATTATCTATTCTACTTCATCCAACGCGCCGTCcctcacgcacgcactcactcgcccactcactcactcacacgaGTCACTGCCTTGTTGACTGTGGAGGTCGTGCGTGTCGTCGGCATTCAGCCACACCACGCTCGGGCCCCCGTCCAAACCCCACACGCGATGACGTCTCCCGCCGTAGTAGCACTGCCCTCGATCGACTGACCGACTCCTCTTGGCTGGCCGTCCGTGCCTTTCCCGCGGAGCATTGACCTTGATATCCTCGCCAGAACACCTAATTACAACATAATGCTCATCTCAAGCCCAACCCCCCAAACACATCCCCATACCCCGAGGAATTGAtcgcaagaagcagcagcagcagtccaTCATAACAGCATCTATTTGTGTGCCACCCACCCtcctgcgctgcgctgcgagcTTGAGACAAAAGGGCGTTCGGCCACCCACCACTATCACAACTACCATCACCACAgctaccactaccaccaccaccaacgcagaatcaccaccaccaccgacgaaaaagaaagaaaagaaaaaccATGGCCCTCGCGTGCAAACCCTCGCCCATCAAccgcggcgggcctggctcctccgcctcctccctgGCCGAGAGCATCGTCAAGCCTGCGGGCGACAAAACGCCGTGCATCGATTGCGGCGACTTTGAGTGCTGCTGCATTCCCATCCCCTGCACCGTCATGTGAGCCGCCTGCGGACGCGGTTTACCCCCAAACCCCACCCTTCTCCCACGCCTTGGGGCACCGGTTGTGGTGGGTTGTTGATAGACGCGACGCGGACACCGAGTagacgccatcgtcggggAGAACGATGAAGAGGGTAGGCagacgagggggaggagcatCGAAAATGCCCGAGGCTATCGCGCCGTCTTGACCGCTGGACCGGGTTAGGTTAGGCGATGCGGGAtcgagcaagcaagcgcgCGCGGTCATGTTGCCGCTACCATCTTTCGAATCACACTAGAAGCAGTCAATTTAATGAGAACCATGTCTATTGTTCTATCAAgactccgccgccgcccctccgcgTAATGGTATCAAGTCGTTAATCGTCACGCCAGCGCCGCATCTGTCGCCGCCCAAGCCCCCCTCTCCCGCTCCCTCGCCAGCCTTACTCTCTCcgcctcaacgccgtcatcgctCCCACCATCGCCGCTAATtagagcagcagcagcagcagcatctccgGCCgacgtctgctgctgctgctgctgctgcttcccttccgccgctgtcgtcgtcagccCCAAGCTGCCCAGCCCCTCGAGCACGCTCCGCGCCTTATCCACCTGCGTGCGAATggccagcgtctcggcgcgCGTCCGGTCGAGGTGATCCTGCATCATCTCAATGGCCGACTCGCGCGCCTGATGCGGCCTGTACTCGTTGAGAACGTGGTGTACGTTAATGAAGAGTGTCCGCAGGTCtgccgtcttggcctcggcgtgcGCTGGGTTGCGCGAcagcacgcccgccagctccaGGAAGTTGAGGAGCAGCGACTTGGTCAGCTTCTTCAGCTCAAACGCCCGGTCGTAATGCTTGGCATCTTTGGCGTTTGcctgtccgtcgtcgtctgcgccggcgccgcccgttTTGTTGCCGCCCGCACTGTTGGTGTTCGTAGAGGGGAGGTTCGTAATGCCttgctcctcgagcgtcggCAGCTTATCGTCGAGCTGCGTCACGTCCATCCATCAGCCACAACCGCACGTACCAAAACAGGAGGGGCAGATCCCGCAAGTACCATGTACTGATCGCCAAAGACGCGCCATCGGCCGTCGGTGGGCTCTGGAGGCGGCTCCAAATTGGCCAGGTCCTCTGGTACGCCTGGCAGCCGTAGGGTCGTTGTTGAggcatcgccctcgtcgccgacatgtTCCGCGTGGGCTGCCCGCAGGTCCTCGATCCGCGCGATCCTGTCAGGCGTAAAGTCCCTCCAAAAGGGCGGCGGGTTGGGAAACGTGGACGCGAGCGAGTGCGGCTCCtggtcggccatggtggacGCGCAGGCGCGTAGCTATCGCATCGATTGGGGGGCCAACTTGTTGGTAAGAATGAAAGAATGTTGCGATCGACGCGTTGAGGAAGTGTCGTCTGCAGGAGAACAGTAACGTATTGCCTTGGTCGAGCACTCAGATGGCGGAACAATGCTGAAGCTGCGAATGGAGTCCCCAGTTAGAGACGGAGGTGACGAAGCGGAccacaggcaggcaggaagTGCCGTTAAGAAACCCGGTACCTTACTAGGTAGTAAGGTCAATATTGAGGTGGTAGTGACTAGCGTCTGGCAGCGCCATGCCCAGAGCCTCTGTTGCTGCAGGGGTCGAGGCTTTTGGCGGGGTGAATCCGGTGGAGTGAGGTGGGCTGGATCCTGGCCATGCCCGGGTAATCACCGGGTCGAGCCAGCTGATATCTTACAGCTGAGCTGCTGATCTATGCCTACTTGACGGAGTACATGTCCGCCTGATGACCTCCAAACTTCCCACGGCCTGGCCCAAGCTTCGACTTTGACTTCCAAATATCCTCTCCTCGGTCCTTCGCCTCCCAACTGCATCCACATGGCGGATTGAGGCtgcccatcgccggcatctGCCCCGTCTCCCTTCCGCTCGCCtgctcccctcctcctctcaaGTCTCAACCCCATCTGTTCCCCGTCCAGCtcccccgcctccaccgccgccgccgccgcagccatACGACGACCCAACCTCCATTCCGTCTCTCAGCCATTCCTCCCGCACCTGTCCCTAGACGGGGAAGCCCTCGACTGGCTAGTAGACCCTTTTTGGCCCTGGTTAGTCGCGGGCCGCACCCACCCAGCACCCACGTCCCCCTTCCTCAcccatcatggccgacgtccgctccctcctccgccaaCAGCGCGCGGCCCGGCGCATCGACcaccccaacgccgcctATACCGACTCGGGCAAGCTGCTCTGCACACTGTGTCGCGAAaacgtcaaggccgagggccTCTGGGAGGGCCACCTGGCCGGTGAGGGCCATAGGaagcgggcagcagcagctactactactgcacagcggcaacaacaccagcagctgcagggaGGGcacgcagacgacgacgacaacgacggcggcaacagaAACGGCAACAAGCCGCACCAGGAAGCACAGGCGCCAATACCCTCTCATAAGAGGAAActggacgccgccatggccgacgacggcgacgacggcgacggcgacggcgacatggtcATGGACGATGCCGTGCGGAGGAAACGCAGTAGACCTGACATCTCCGCCCTGGGCAGCATCAGCGAAGACggggccgacgtcgactccACGACCGCGGTGACACCCGCGAGCCGgaagggcagcagcggcagcagcggcgccaaggacgccaacCTCACTCCGCCCAcactggcccgccgcctgtctACAACGCCTTCACaaggcgtcgagctgcagaTTCCCTCCCggcccgccacgccctcgcgccgcgacggctccggctccggctccacACCGACGCCGGGTTCCaatggcgggggcggcagcgggctcTCCTCCGTCGCGGCACCCCAACCCACCGCCGGGGCATTGTCCCTGCCGTCACGACGCGCCAGCGGTCTCGCCGCGACgctcgcctccgccaccgACGCAACCGACGCAACCGATGCACACCGCCCGAGCCCTGTGGCGCCTGAAGTCGACGAGTCCGAGTGGGCCGCCTTTGAGGCCgacattgccgccgccgccgccggggagggACGGAACCCCCCTATGGCCACGTCCTactccgccgacgccgtcatctCCGCACCCGCCATGACCGCTGAGgaatccgccgccgccgccgcagcagcagaagggGGTGACAGCGATGCCGGTGGTCGCAGAACAAAGGCCGACCGGGacatcgaggacgagcgcgagGATGCAACGCGCGCCATGGAGGACGAGTTCGAAGAGAtgcaggagctcgagcagcgTGTCCGCCGGCTCAAGGAGCGGAGGGAGGCGTTACTGCGCAAGCGGAGCGAGAGTCAGGGCCAggaggccgctgccgccgctgccgccgccacggggtCGGCTGGAAAGGGCAACCCGGGCAAGGAGAACCTCCAGGGTTCCGCCGTGgtcgaagaggacgaggacgaagaggaaggggatgaagaagacgaggacg from Purpureocillium takamizusanense chromosome 3, complete sequence includes:
- a CDS encoding uncharacterized protein (EggNog:ENOG503P3ZZ), with protein sequence MADVRSLLRQQRAARRIDHPNAAYTDSGKLLCTLCRENVKAEGLWEGHLAGEGHRKRAAAATTTAQRQQHQQLQGGHADDDDNDGGNRNGNKPHQEAQAPIPSHKRKLDAAMADDGDDGDGDGDMVMDDAVRRKRSRPDISALGSISEDGADVDSTTAVTPASRKGSSGSSGAKDANLTPPTLARRLSTTPSQGVELQIPSRPATPSRRDGSGSGSTPTPGSNGGGGSGLSSVAAPQPTAGALSLPSRRASGLAATLASATDATDATDAHRPSPVAPEVDESEWAAFEADIAAAAAGEGRNPPMATSYSADAVISAPAMTAEESAAAAAAAEGGDSDAGGRRTKADRDIEDEREDATRAMEDEFEEMQELEQRVRRLKERREALLRKRSESQGQEAAAAAAAATGSAGKGNPGKENLQGSAVVEEDEDEEEGDEEDEDDWDGFRFRTS
- the MED7 gene encoding Mediator of RNA polymerase II transcription subunit 7 (COG:K~EggNog:ENOG503P2IT~BUSCO:EOG0926587S), coding for MDVTQLDDKLPTLEEQGITNLPSTNTNSAGGNKTGGAGADDDGQANAKDAKHYDRAFELKKLTKSLLLNFLELAGVLSRNPAHAEAKTADLRTLFINVHHVLNEYRPHQARESAIEMMQDHLDRTRAETLAIRTQVDKARSVLEGLGSLGLTTTAAEGKQQQQQQQTSAGDAAAAAALISGDGGSDDGVEAERVRLARERERGAWAATDAALA